One part of the Rutidosis leptorrhynchoides isolate AG116_Rl617_1_P2 chromosome 1, CSIRO_AGI_Rlap_v1, whole genome shotgun sequence genome encodes these proteins:
- the LOC139901190 gene encoding uncharacterized mitochondrial protein AtMg00820-like, whose product MTTSARNNTWTLVPQPKHANVVGPKWGFRTKYLSPSSVYWFKVRLVAQGFTQIHGLDYSVTFSPVVKASTIRIVLSISMLNRWSLHQLDVKKAFLNDNLTETVFYGTTTGILKLTVSNTSL is encoded by the coding sequence ATGACGACTTCAGCTCGCAATAACACTTGGACGCTTGTTCCACAACCCAAACATGCTAatgttgttgggccgaagtggggaTTTAGAACAAAATATCTATCTCCTAGCTCAGTTTATTGGTTTAAAGTGCGTTTAGTTGCTCAGGGATTTACTCAAATTCATGGGTTGGATTACTCTGTCACATTTAGTCCAGTGGTTAAAGCTTCTACCATACGCATTGTGCTTTCTATTTCCATGTTAAATAGATGGTCATTACATCAACTCGATGTGAAAAAAGCCTTTCTTAATGACAATCTCACTGAAACAGTTTTTTATGGAACAACCACCGGGATTCTCAAACTCACGGTTTCCAATACATCTTTGTAA
- the LOC139901197 gene encoding uncharacterized protein, translated as MKYARNILQCTDLQDSKSIAASLSTAEHFTSHGSQYSDSTFYRSLVGALQYLTITRTDLSYAINQNDSIANKYRNGDWNWSWSREQLGSRQSQLLDSLVQDIGFVTISDRTDCWSCSVSADGMYTVKSVRDHIDHKILPVSNCKTCWYKFLPRKVNVFLWRFRLDSLSVRWNLSAKEIDINSVVCPVCTNGVETSDHLFFRCSLASDLWRLVRVWLNCNLPPLSSWETFIVWLEGVNLSSVQKKKVIASVVTLLWVLWRFSNGVVFKDAFCNRDNLFHVTRLFTFRWFNHRGKLVSNWNTWLSVPL; from the exons ATGAAGTATGCCCGTAATATTCTTCAATGTACCGACTTGCAAGATTCCAAGTCTATTGCTGCTTCGTTGTCTACAGCTGAACACTTTACCTCTCATGGCAGCCAATATTCAGATTCTACATTCTATCGCTCGTTGGTTGGTGCACTTCAATACTTGACTATTACTCGAACCGATCTTTCTTATGCCATTAACCAA AACGATTCGATTGCAAACAAATATAGAAATGGCGATTGGAACTGGTCGTGGTCCAGGGAGCAACTAGGGTCCAGACAATCACAGCTTCTCGACTCGCTGGTCCAAGATATCGGATTTGTGACTATTTCAGACCGAACCGATTGTTGGTCATGTTCGGTTTCGGCAGATGGCATGTACACCGTTAAAAGTGTACGTGATCACATAGACCACAAAATCCTTCCTGTTTCGAATTGTAAGACATGTTGGTATAAGTTTCTTCCTAGAAAAGTCAATGTGTTTCTTTGGAGGTTTAGGCTCGATTCGTTATCAGTTCGTTGGAATCTTTCAGCTAAAGAAATCGATATCAACTCTGTTGTTTGCCCAGTTTGTACTAATGGAGTTGAGACTAGTGATCATCTATTTTTCCGTTGTTCGTTGGCCTCGGATCTTTGGCGTCTTGTACGGGTGTGGTTGAATTGTAATTTGCCTCCTTTGTCATCATGGGAAACGTTCATTGTTTGGTTAGAGGGGGTTAATTTATCAAGTGTTCAAAAGAAAAAAGTGATAGCTTCCGTTGTTACTCTTTTATGGGTGTTATGGCGATTTTCAAACGGCGTAGTTTTTAAAGATGCTTTTTGTAATAGAGATAATCTTTTTCATGTAACTAGATTATTTACTTTTCGTTGGTTTAATCATAGAGGCAAGTTAGTTTCTAATTGGAACACTTGGCTCTCTGTGCCTTTGTAA